TCAAGCCACGCGAACTTCGTACTGATGAAGATCGGGCCGAAGCATAAGGAGCTGGTTACAGCGATGCGCAGCCACGGCATCCTGCTGCGCGATCGTTCCGCCGATCCGGGGTGCAATGGCTTTGTGCGCATCACGATTGGAATCGAAGAGCACGTCCGGCTTGGATTGGCGGCGCTGCGGTCGTCGCTTGAAGAGATTGGATGGAAGCCCACGGATGTGCGAACAGTACAGCAGAGCAGCGAAGGCGAAAGGGAGTTTGAGTAATGGCTAAGAGTTTAAGCAAGGTTCGAATAGGAACGGTGAAGCGCGACACGACAGAGACGCAGATTGCGCTGAAGCTCGTCGTCGACGGGCAAGGCGTCTATAAAGTCTCGACTGGAATACGCTTCTTCGATCACATGCTCGAACTGTTTACGCGGCATGGCGGCTTCGATCTCACGCTGAAGTGCACCGGCGATCTGGATGTCGACCAGCACCACACTGTCGAGGACGTCGGCATTGCATTGGGCGAAGCCTTCAATAAGGCTCTCGGCGATAAGAAGGGCATCATGCGCGCCGGATACTTTGTAATGGCGATGGACGAGACACTCGCGGTTGCCGCTGTCGACCTTAGCGGCCGTGTCGCTTACGTCGTCGACGACAAGGTGAAGGTGCGGCTGGTCGGCGACTTCCAGAGCGAGTTGCTGGCAGACTTCTTCGACGGCTTTGCACGCGGCGCCAAGGCAAATGTCCACGTCAAGACAATGTACGGCCGCTCGAACCATCACAAGATCGAGGCAATCTTCAAAGCATTCGCACGAGCACTGCGTGGAGCCTGCTCACGCGACGAGCGCATGCGCGAGATGCTGCCTTCAACAAAGGGACTGCTGTG
This region of Edaphobacter dinghuensis genomic DNA includes:
- the hisB gene encoding imidazoleglycerol-phosphate dehydratase HisB translates to MAKSLSKVRIGTVKRDTTETQIALKLVVDGQGVYKVSTGIRFFDHMLELFTRHGGFDLTLKCTGDLDVDQHHTVEDVGIALGEAFNKALGDKKGIMRAGYFVMAMDETLAVAAVDLSGRVAYVVDDKVKVRLVGDFQSELLADFFDGFARGAKANVHVKTMYGRSNHHKIEAIFKAFARALRGACSRDERMREMLPSTKGLL